TCGAATAGACTAACCAGAGGCAAAGAATTACTCAAACAACAATATGATAAGTCAAAAAATAAAATAGGTTATTTTTATATTGATAATCTCTTACCTGCAGAAATTGTTAATGAAATTGATAATCAGTTTCCATATCAAAATATAGAAGTGGTTAATTGTATTAAACATATTTGTGGAATAGAAAACCTTCAACCCGATGAGTATCTATATGCCGGTGGAATATCTTCCATGAAGAAAAATCAATTCTTGAACCCTCATTTGGACAATTCTCATGATAAGGATAGAAATAGATGGAGGGTTTTAAATTTACTTTATTATGTTACCCCAAATTGGAATGATGAAAACGGAGGGCATTTAGAATTATGGCCTAACGGTCTAAAGAAAAAGCAAATCACCCTATATTCTAAGTTTAATAGATTAGTTGTTATGGCTACACACCAATTGTCATGGCATTCTGTAAGTCCTGTCTTAGTCGATTCTTATAGAAATTGTGTATCTAATTATTATTTCTCGAATAGTCCATTACGATTGAATGATAAATTCCATGTTACAACTTTTAGAGGGCGACCGGAACAAATAATTACAAATCAAATTTTAAAAACGGACTCATTTTTAAGAATGAGTATCCGAAGACTTTTAAGAAAGGGATTAAGGAAAATCTACATGTATACAAAAAGAAGAATTAACTTTTGCTAACAATGTATCAGTAATAGCAGTTTAGGTGATAAAATAAAAGTATAAAACAAATATCCGTGTAAATCTGAAAAATTAGTGAGTAGAAATCTGTTACTAATCATGTACAAGCCCATTTTGAATATGATATTTACCGGAAGCATACAACTTTATAAAAAATGAGTTCAAGTGTATA
This window of the Flavobacteriaceae bacterium genome carries:
- a CDS encoding 2OG-Fe(II) oxygenase, which encodes MDRDKIAKLISNRLTRGKELLKQQYDKSKNKIGYFYIDNLLPAEIVNEIDNQFPYQNIEVVNCIKHICGIENLQPDEYLYAGGISSMKKNQFLNPHLDNSHDKDRNRWRVLNLLYYVTPNWNDENGGHLELWPNGLKKKQITLYSKFNRLVVMATHQLSWHSVSPVLVDSYRNCVSNYYFSNSPLRLNDKFHVTTFRGRPEQIITNQILKTDSFLRMSIRRLLRKGLRKIYMYTKRRINFC